Genomic segment of Synechococcus sp. A18-25c:
TCAGCATCAGCTGTGTTGTGGAGACACCTGGGCAGTCCGGATTGGATTGAATCAGTGCTCAGGGTGCTCATCAACGCCCAGCGTCATGTTTGGGCACGCTAAGGCCCACCGGGTGATGTGATGGTGAAGAGAAGGGGGGTGCGTTATGGTTGCAGATTGTCGATCTGAAATCCGGCTCTGTGGCCAATAACAAGTCATCAAAGAAGCGCGTCGAGATCGCTGAGCGCAACCGCCTCCAGAACAAGGCTTACAAGTCCGCCATGCGCACTCTCATGAAGCGCTGCTTCAGTGCTTGTGATGCCTACACCGCTACTCCTGGCGATGAAGCCAAGGCCACTGTTCAATCCAGCCTGAATGCGGCCTTCAGCAAAATCGACAAGGCGGTCAAGCGCGGCGTTCTGCATCGCAACAGCGGTGCCCATCAGAAAGCACGTCTCAGTGTGGCGGTGAAGAAGGCCATCGATCCAGCTCCGACGACCGCCGGCTGATTCCAGTCGCTTTAAAAGCAAGTCGAAGGCCCATCCCTGCAAAATGGATCCTGAAGGCGCGTTTCAGGATCCAATGGCCATCCCGGCATTGATTGACAGTCACTGTCACATCGTCTTCCGCAACTTTGAAGAAGACCTCGACGAGGTCGCAACCCGCTGGCGAGAGGCTGGTGTTAAGTCGTTGTTGCATGCCTGTGTCGAGCCCAGCGAGATCCCTGCGATCCGCGCCCTTGCCGATCAGTTTCCGGAAATGCGTTACTCGGTGGGGGTGCATCCTCTTGATACCGAGCATTGGCGCGAGGACACGCCCGAGGTTCTGCGGCAGGCGGCTCAAGCTGATGCCCGTGTGGTGGCCATCGGCGAGCTCGGGCTGGATCTCTTCCGCGACAAGAATCTGGATGAGCAACTCGCGGTTCTTCGTCCCCAGTTGGATTTAGCGGTCGAGCTCGATCTCCCCGTGATCGTCCACTGCCGCGATGCGGCCGATCCGATGTTGAAGGAATTGCGTCGGCGTCAAGAGAAGGGGGAGTGCCCGCGAGGCGTGATGCACTGCTGGGGTGGCACCCCCGATGAAATGGACCAATTCCTCGAACTGGGTTTCTTCATCAGTTTCAGTGGCACCGTGACCTTCCCCAAGGCCACGCCTACGCATGACTGCGCCCGGCAGGTTCCGCAGGATCGTTTCTTGGTCGAGACGGATTGTCCGTTTCTGGCCCCCGTGCCACGGCGCGGAAAACGCAATGAGCCTGCGTTTGTGGCTTCCGTCGCAGCGCGTGTGGCCGAATTAAGGGAGCAGTCTTTGGAGCAGGTGGCTGAAGACACCACGGCCAACGCCCGTCGACTCTTTGGTCTTCCTTGAGTTGGTCAAGGGATCATGCGCGAAAGTGTAAGATGATTTATTGGCCTGGCCAAGCACGGTTTTCTGTGCTTGGGCTCCCGAAGCGTCCATTACCGTCCGGTGCATTGACGACGTCAGCTGTTCTGACCCGAGTCTTCTGAAGCCAGTGATCACGGTGGTTGTCCCTCCCCGTGGGGATGACCACCGTTGTGTTGGCTGCCAGTTTCGAGTTTGAGCCGCTGCCTACTTCAGGCCCCTCTGTCCCCTCTGATACCTGCAGGTCTCCGCATGAGCAGCAGCGCGATTCAGGTCGCCAAGACCGCTACCTATCTGCCCGATCTGGTGGAGGTTCAGCGTGCCAGTTTCAAGTGGTTCTTGGAGAAAGGTCTGATCGAGGAGCTTGAGAGCTTCTCCCCGATCACCGATTACACCGGCAAGCTCGAATTGCATTTCGTCGGTAGCGAGTACCGATTGAAGCGTCCGCGCCACGACGTCGAAGAAGCCAAGCGTCGTGATGCCACTTTTGCATCACAGATGTATGTGACCTGTCGTCTGGTAAACAAGGAAACCGGCGAAATCAAGGAGCAGGAAGTCTTCATTGGTGAGCTCCCGTTGATGACCGAACGGGGAACGTTCATCATCAATGGGGCTGAGCGTGTGATCGTCAACCAGATTGTTCGTAGCCCTGGTGTCTATTTCAAAGATGAAATGGACAAGAATGGTCGTCGCACCTACAACGCCAGCGTTATTCCAAACCGTGGAGCCTGGCTAAAATTTGAAACTGACAAGAACGATCTGCTGCATGTTCGTGTCGACAAAACCCGCAAAATCAATGCCCACGTGCTCATGCGCGCGATGGGTTTGTCTGATAACGATGTGATCGATAAACTCCGCCACCCGGAGTATTACAAAAAGTCGATAGATGCCGCTAACGATGAAGGCATCAGTTCTGAGGATCAAGCGCTTCTTGAGCTGTACAAGAAGCTGCGCCCCGGCGAACCTCCCTCGGTCAGCGGCGGTCAGCAGCTGCTGCAGACCCGCTTTTTCGATCCCAAGCGCTACGACCTCGGTCGTGTAGGCCGCTACAAGATCAACAAAAAGCTGCGCCTCACCATTCCTGATTCGGTGCGCACCCTCACCCATGAGGACGTGCTCTCCACTTTGGACTACCTAATCAACTTGGAGCTGGATGTCGGCGGCGCCAGCCTGGATGACATCGACCACCTCGGCAACCGTCGTGTCCGCTCGGTCGGTGAGCTGTTGCAGAACCAGGTCCGTGTTGGCCTCAACCGGCTCGAGCGGATCATCAAAGAGCGGATGACTGTGGGTGAGACCGACTCCCTCACCCCTGCTCAGCTGGTGAATCCCAAACCTCTGGTGGCGGCCATCAAGGAGTTCTTTGGCTCCAGCCAGCTGAGTCAGTTCATGGACCAGACCAACCCTCTGGCAGAGCTCACCCACAAGCGCCGCATCTCAGCTCTCGGCCCCGGTGGTCTGACTCGTGAGCGTGCCGGTTTCGCCGTTCGTGATATCCACCCATCCCACTACGGCCGTCTCTGCCCCATTGAGACGCCTGAAGGTCCCAATGCTGGCCTGATCAACTCCCTGGCCACCCACGCCCGGGTCAATGAATATGGATTCATCGAGACCCCGTTCTGGAAAGTTGAGAACGGACGGGTTTTAAAGGAGGGTGATCCGATCTACCTCTCGGCTGATTTGGAGGATGAATGCCGTGTCGCCCCAGGCGATGTGGCCACCGACAGTGATGGTTCGATCCTCGCTGATCTGATTCCCGTCCGCTACCGCCAGGACTTCGAGAAAGTCCCTCCTGAGCAGGTGGATTACGTGCAGCTCTCACCGGTTCAGGTGATCTCCGTTGCAACTTCTCTGATTCCGTTCCTGGAGCACGACGACGCCAACCGTGCGTTGATGGGCTCCAACATGCAGCGTCAGGCAGTGCCTCTGCTGCGCCCTGAGCGTCCCTTGGTGGGCACTGGGCTTGAAACCCAGGTGGCACGCGACTCCGGCATGGTGCCGATTTCACGGGTCAACGGCACCGTCACCTTCGTGGACGCCACGGCGATCGTGGTGCAGGACGACGATGGCAATGATCACAATCATTTCCTTCAGAAGTACCAGCGCTCCAACCAAGACACCTGCCTGAATCAGCGTCCGATCGTTCGTCAAGGCGACCGCGTCATTGTTGGTCAGGTACTAGCCGATGGCTCGGCCTGTGAAGGCGGTGAGATCGCCCTGGGCCAGAACGTTCTGATCGCTTATATGCCCTGGGAGGGATACAACTACGAGGACGCGATTCTCGTCAGCGAGCGTCTGGTGAACGATGACCTCTACACCTCGGTGCACATCGAGAAGTACGAGATCGAAGCCCGTCAGACCAAACTCGGCCCTGAAGAGATCACCCGCGAGATTCCCAACGTTGCGGAGGAGAGTCTCGGCAACCTGGATGAAATGGGCATCATCCGGATCGGCGCTTTCGTCGAAAGCGGCGACATCCTGGTGGGCAAAGTGACGCCCAAGGGTGAGTCAGACCAGCCGCCGGAAGAAAAGCTCCTGCGCGCCATCTTCGGTGAGAAGGCACGCGATGTGCGCGACAACTCCCTACGTGTTCCCAGCACCGAGCGCGGTCGCGTCGTCGACGTGCGGATCTACACCCGAGAGCAGGGTGATGAGCTACCCCCTGGCGCCAACATGGTGGTGCGTGTCTACGTGGCCCAGCGTCGCAAGATCCAGGTCGGCGACAAGATGGCTGGCCGTCACGGCAACAAAGGCATCATCAGCCGCATCCTTCCTCGGGAGGACATGCCCTATCTGCCCGATGGCACCCCCGTCGACATCGTGCTGAATCCCCTGGGTGTTCCCAGCCGGATGAACGTCGGTCAGGTGTTCGAGCTGCTAATGGGCTGGGCTGCCGCCAACCTCGATTGCCGCGTCAAGGTGGTTCCCTTCGATGAGATGTACGGCGCCGAGAAGTCGCAGCAGACCGTTGAGGCCTACCTCAAGGAAGCGGCCAAGCAGCCCGGTAAAGACTGGATCTACAACCCTGACGATCCCGGCAAGCTGCAGCTGATTGATGGCCGCACCGGCGAACCCTTCGACCAACCGGTGGCGGTGGGATATTCCCACTTCCTCAAACTGGTGCACCTGGTCGACGACAAGATCCACGCCCGCTCCACTGGCCCCTACTCCCTGGTGACTCAGCAGCCTCTCGGCGGTAAAGCCCAGCAAGGTGGACAGCGTCTTGGAGAGATGGAGGTGTGGGCACTGGAGGCCTATGGCGCTGCCTACACCCTTCAGGAGCTGCTGACGGTCAAGTCCGACGATATGCAGGGCCGTAACGAAGCCCTCAACGCGATCGTCAAGGGCAAACCGATCCCCCGCCCCGGTACGCCGGAATCCTTCAAGGTGCTGATGCGCGAGCTTCAGTCCCTGGGTCTCGACATCGCTGTGTTCACCGATGAAGGCAAGGAAGTTGACTTGATGCAAGACGTGAACCCACGTCGCAGCACGCCCAGTCGACCTACCTACGAATCCCTCGGCGTCGCGGATTACGACGAGGACTGACGGACCAACGAACGAACCGACAAACCGCTCCTTCTTCCTTAACCGTCAATGACCAACAGCAACCTCCGCACCGAGAACCACTTCGATTACGTCAAGATCACCCTCGCATCACCCGATCGGGTGATGGAGTGGGGACAGCGCACCCTGCCCAACGGCCAGGTTGTCGGTGAGGTCACCAAGCCGGAGACCATCAATTACCGCACCCTCAAGCCCGAGATGGACGGGCTGTTCTGCGAAAAGATCTTCGGCCCTTCCAAGGACTGGGAATGCCATTGTGGAAAGTACAAGCGCGTGCGTCACCGGGGCATCGTCTGTGAGCGCTGCGGCGTGGAGGTCACCGAAAGCCGGGTGCGTCGTCATCGCATGGGCTTCATCAAACTGGCGGCACCCGTTTCCCACGTCTGGTACCTAAAGGGGATCCCCAGCTATGTCGCCATTCTGCTGGACATGCCCCTGCGGGATGTGGAGCAGATCGTTTACTTCAACTGCTATGTGGTCCTGGATCCCGGCGATCACAAGGATCTGAAGTACAAACAGCTGCTCACGGAAGACGAGTGGCTGGAAATTGAAGACGAGATCTACGCCGAAGATTCCGAGATTGAGAACGAGCCCGTGGTGGGCATCGGTGCCGAGGCCCTCAAGCAATTGCTGGAAGATCTCACCCTTGAAGAGGTGGCGGAACAGCTGCGCGAAGAGATCGCCGGTAGCAAGGGTCAGAAGCGGGCCAAGTTGATCAAGCGTTTGCGCGTGATCGACAACTTCATCGCCACCAACGCCCGTCCGGAATGGATGGTGCTGGATGTCATTCCGGTGATTCCCCCCGACCTGCGCCCGATGGTGCAGCTCGATGGTGGACGTTTTGCCACCTCCGACCTGAATGACCTTTACCGACGGGTGATCAATCGCAACAACCGTCTCGCAAGGCTTCAGGAAATCCTCGCTCCCGAGATCATTGTCCGCAACGAAAAGCGGATGCTGCAGGAAGCCGTCGATGCCCTGATCGACAACGGCCGTCGTGGCCGCACCGTGGTAGGCGCCAACAACCGTCCGCTCAAGTCATTGAGCGACATCATCGAAGGCAAACAGGGTCGTTTCCGTCAAAACCTGCTCGGGAAGCGTGTCGACTACTCCGGGCGTTCCGTGATCGTGGTTGGTCCCAAGCTCAAGATGCACCAGTGTGGTCTTCCCAAGGAGATGGCGATCGAGCTGTTCCAGCCGTTCGTGATTCATCGCCTGATCCGGCAGAACATCGTCAACAACATCAAGGCGGCCAAGAAGCTGATTCAGCGGGCCGATGATGAGGTGATGCAGGTGCTGCAAGAGGTGATCGAAGGACACCCGATCATGCTCAACCGTGCTCCGACGCTGCACCGTCTTGGTATCCAAGCGTTTGAGCCCAAGCTGGTGGATGGTCGCGCCATCCAGCTGCACCCCCTGGTCTGTCCGGCCTTCAACGCCGACTTCGACGGTGACCAGATGGCTGTCCACGTGCCTCTAGCGATCGAGGCGCAAACCGAGGCCCGCATGCTCATGCTGGCCAGCAACAACATCCTGTCTCCAGCCACCGGCGAACCGATCATCACGCCCTCTCAGGACATGGTTCTCGGTGCCTACTACCTCACAGCACTTCAACCGGAGATGGCACCGATCGACTTCGGTGATCGCAGCCGCACCTTCTCGGGTCTAGAAGATGTGATTCACGCTTTTGAAGACAAGCGTCTTGGCCTCCACGACTGGGTGTGGGTGCGCTTCAACGGCGAAGTTGATGACGATGACGAGCGGGATGAACCCGTGAGCAGCGAAACCCTGTCCGATGGCACACGTCTGGAGCAGTGGACTTTCCGCCGTGATCGTTTCGATGAAGACGGAGCCCTGATCAGCCGCTACATCCTCACGACCGTGGGACGTGTGGTGATGAATCACACGATCATCGACGCAGTGGCAGCCACCTGAACGTCACCCCTCAATCCGCTTCTCACCTTCCTTTCACCGCGCTGTCATGACCTCCACTCCCTCCAAATCCCGTAAGTCCTCCAAGACGTCCAAAGCGGCTAAGGCCGCTAAGGCGGCAAAAGAAGCCCGCGCTCTAGCCAAGACACCACCACCCTTTCGCAACAAGGTGGTCGACAAAAAAGGTCTGAAGCAGCTGGTGGCCTGGGCCTACAAGCACCACGGTACGGCGGCCACCTCCGCGATGGCCGATCAGCTCAAAGATCTTGGCTTTAAGTACGCCACTCAAGCGGCTGTTTCGATCTCCGTCGACGACCTCAAGGTGCCTGAAGCCAAGCAGGATCTGCTGGGTCAAGCCGAGGAGTTGATCACAGCCACGGAGGAGTCGTATCGCCTTGGTGTGATCACGGAAGTGGAGCGTCACACCAAGGTGATCGACACCTGGACCGAGACCAATGAGCGTCTGGTGGATGCGGTCAAGAAGAACTTCAACCAGAACGACCCGCTCAACTCGGTCTGGATGATGGCCAACTCCGGTGCCCGAGGGAACATGTCCCAGGTGCGTCAGCTGGTGGGCATGCGCGGTCTGATGGCCAACCCGCAGGGTGAAATCATCGACCTTCCGATCCGCACCAATTTCCGTGAGGGTCTGACGGTCACTGAATACGTGATCTCCTCCTACGGCGCCAGAAAAGGTCTGGTTGACACGGCACTGCGCACCGCAGACTCCGGCTACCTGACACGACGCCTGGTGGACGTTGCTCAGGATGTCATCGTGCGCGAAGACGATTGCGGCACGACACGCTGCATCGTGGTCAAGGCGGAGGACGGCAAGTTCGGTAGCCGACTGGTCGGACGGCTGACCGCTGATCAGGTGGTGTCTGCCGACGGCGAAGTGCTTGCTGAGCGCAACACCGAGATCGATCCGCCCTTGTCCAAACGGTTTGAGGGGGCTGGTGTCGCTGCAGTGAGCGTGCGTTCACCGCTCACTTGTGAAGCCAATCGCTCGGTATGCCGGAAGTGCTACGGCTGGGCACTGGCTCACAACGAACTCGTCGATCTGGGTGAAGCCGTCGGCATCATTGCTGCTCAGTCCATTGGTGAGCCCGGAACCCAGCTCACGATGCGGACGTTCCACACCGGTGGTGTGTCCACGGCTGAAACCGGCGTGGTGCGTTCCAAGTTGGCCGGCACCGTGGAATTTGGTGCGAAAGCACGCGTTCGCCCGTATCGCACCCCGCACGGCGTGGATGCACAACAGGCTGAGGTGGACTTCAACCTGACCATTCAGCCCTCGGGCAAAGGCAAGGCCCAGAAGATTGAGATCACCAACGGTTCTCTGCTGTTCGTTGACAACGGCCAGGCCATTGACGCGGATGTCACCGTGGCCCAGATCGCCGCAGGTGCGGTGAAGAAGAGCGTTGAGAAGGCCACGAAAGACGTGATCTGCGACCTGGCTGGGCAGGTCAGCTACGACCCCACCATCCAGCCTCGGGAAGTCACAGACCGCCAGGGCAACATCACGCACAAAGCCCAACGATTGGGTCGGATGTGGGTGCTGGCCGGTGATGTCTACAACCTGCCTCCGAATGCTCAACCTGTGGTCACAGCTGGCGCGCAGGTGGTCGAAGCGCAGGTGCTGGCAGAAGCCAGCCAGGCGACTGAGTACGGCGGTGCCGTCCGCCTGCGTGAAGCTCTGGGTGATTCTCGCGAGGTTCAGATCGTCACCACGGCGATGACCTTGCGTGACTTCAAGCTCCAGGGTGAATCCACCCATGCTGGGGAGATCTGGAATCTTGAGGCCAAAGACGGCACCCGTTACCGCCTAAACACCATCCCCGGCAGCAAGATCGGCAGCGGCGAAGTTGTTGCTGAACTCAATGACGATCGCTTCCGCACGCAGACCGGTGGTCTGGTGAAGTTTGCTCCTGGTTTGGCGATCAAAAAAGCGCGTTCAGCCAAGAACGGTTACGAGGTGAATAAAGGTGGAACCCTGCTGTGGATTCCTCAGGAAACTCACGAGATCAACAAGGACATCTCCCTGTTGATGATCACCGATGGTCAGTGGATCGAGGCTGGCACCGAGGTAGTGAAGGACATCTTCAGCCAGACCGCGGGCATCGTGACAGTGACTCAGAAGAACGACATTCTTCGCGAAATCATTGTTCGTAGCGGCAGTTTCCATCTGTGCACCGAAAAGAAAGCGCTGGAGCGCTTCACCGGTGATGGCGTCATGGTCAACCCCGGTGAGCCCATCGCCAAGGGCATCAGCACCGATGCCACGGTCTACGTGCAGACCGTTGAAACCCCCGAGGGTACGGGTCTGTTGTTGCGTCCCGTTGAGGAATACACCATTCCCAATGAGGCTCAGCTGCCTGATCTTGGCCATGTCAAACAGCCCAATGGCCCGCACCTGGGTCTGAAGGCAACACAGCGTCTTGCGTTCAAAGACAACGAGCTGGTCAAGTCTGTTGAGGGTGTTGAGCTGCTGCGGACGCAGCTCATGCTCGAGACTTTTGACACCACACCGCAGATGACGGTTGACGTCGAGCGTGTGCCCGACAAGCGAGCCAAGACGATCGAACGTCTACAGCTGGTGATCCTGGAGAGCATTCTGGTTCGTCGCGACACCATCTCTGACTCGAGTCACGGTTCCACCCACACCGAACTCCAGGTGGAGGACGGCCAGTCCATCAAGGCTGGTGATGTGGTCGCCACCACACAGATCCTTTGCAAGCAGGAAGGTGTGGCTCAGTTGCCCGAACCCTCGGAGAACGAGCCAGTGCGGCGTCTGATCGTTGAGCGGTCTGAAGACACCGTGACCATCAACACAGCGTCTGCACCTGTGGTGACCGTTGGTCAGCGGATTGTTGACGGTGAACTGCTCGCTGAGGGTCAGGCTGCGGACTGCTGTGGTGAGGTCGAGAAAGTCGATGCCAAGGCCGTCACCCTGCGACTGGGTCGCCCCTACATGATCTCGCCGGATTCCGTGCTTCACGTGCGAGACGGCGACCTCGTGCAGCGTGGGGATGGTCTGGCGCTGTTGGTGTTCGAGCGGCAGAAGACTGGTGACATCGTTCAGGGTCTGCCCCGCATTGAAGAGCTGTTGGAAGCCCGTCGTCCGAGGGAGTCGGCCATCCTTTGCAAGAAGCCCGGCACCGTTGAGATCAAGCAGGGAGAGGACGACGAAACCACCGTTGTCACGGTCATTGAGGCCGATGATGCTGTCGCTGAGTATCCGATTCTTCTTGGCCGCAACGTGATGGTCAGCGATAGCCAGCAGGTGCTCGCCGGTGAGCTGTTGACCGATGGACCGATCAATCCCCACGAACTGCTCGAGTGTTTCTTCGAAGACCTGCGCAGTCGCAAGCCTCTAATGGAGGCCGCTCAAGAAGCGATCGCCAACCTTCAGCACCGTCTGGTGACCGAGGTTCAGAACGTCTACAAGTCCCAGGGCGTGTCGATCGATGACAAGCACATCGAAGTGATTGTCCGTCAGATGACCAGCAAGGTTCGGGTCGAGGATGCTGGTGACACCACGCTTCTTCCTGGCGAGCTGATCGAGCTGCGCCAGGTGGAGGACACCAACCAGGCCATGTCGA
This window contains:
- the rpoB gene encoding DNA-directed RNA polymerase subunit beta yields the protein MSSSAIQVAKTATYLPDLVEVQRASFKWFLEKGLIEELESFSPITDYTGKLELHFVGSEYRLKRPRHDVEEAKRRDATFASQMYVTCRLVNKETGEIKEQEVFIGELPLMTERGTFIINGAERVIVNQIVRSPGVYFKDEMDKNGRRTYNASVIPNRGAWLKFETDKNDLLHVRVDKTRKINAHVLMRAMGLSDNDVIDKLRHPEYYKKSIDAANDEGISSEDQALLELYKKLRPGEPPSVSGGQQLLQTRFFDPKRYDLGRVGRYKINKKLRLTIPDSVRTLTHEDVLSTLDYLINLELDVGGASLDDIDHLGNRRVRSVGELLQNQVRVGLNRLERIIKERMTVGETDSLTPAQLVNPKPLVAAIKEFFGSSQLSQFMDQTNPLAELTHKRRISALGPGGLTRERAGFAVRDIHPSHYGRLCPIETPEGPNAGLINSLATHARVNEYGFIETPFWKVENGRVLKEGDPIYLSADLEDECRVAPGDVATDSDGSILADLIPVRYRQDFEKVPPEQVDYVQLSPVQVISVATSLIPFLEHDDANRALMGSNMQRQAVPLLRPERPLVGTGLETQVARDSGMVPISRVNGTVTFVDATAIVVQDDDGNDHNHFLQKYQRSNQDTCLNQRPIVRQGDRVIVGQVLADGSACEGGEIALGQNVLIAYMPWEGYNYEDAILVSERLVNDDLYTSVHIEKYEIEARQTKLGPEEITREIPNVAEESLGNLDEMGIIRIGAFVESGDILVGKVTPKGESDQPPEEKLLRAIFGEKARDVRDNSLRVPSTERGRVVDVRIYTREQGDELPPGANMVVRVYVAQRRKIQVGDKMAGRHGNKGIISRILPREDMPYLPDGTPVDIVLNPLGVPSRMNVGQVFELLMGWAAANLDCRVKVVPFDEMYGAEKSQQTVEAYLKEAAKQPGKDWIYNPDDPGKLQLIDGRTGEPFDQPVAVGYSHFLKLVHLVDDKIHARSTGPYSLVTQQPLGGKAQQGGQRLGEMEVWALEAYGAAYTLQELLTVKSDDMQGRNEALNAIVKGKPIPRPGTPESFKVLMRELQSLGLDIAVFTDEGKEVDLMQDVNPRRSTPSRPTYESLGVADYDED
- the rpsT gene encoding 30S ribosomal protein S20 translates to MANNKSSKKRVEIAERNRLQNKAYKSAMRTLMKRCFSACDAYTATPGDEAKATVQSSLNAAFSKIDKAVKRGVLHRNSGAHQKARLSVAVKKAIDPAPTTAG
- a CDS encoding DNA-directed RNA polymerase subunit gamma, giving the protein MTNSNLRTENHFDYVKITLASPDRVMEWGQRTLPNGQVVGEVTKPETINYRTLKPEMDGLFCEKIFGPSKDWECHCGKYKRVRHRGIVCERCGVEVTESRVRRHRMGFIKLAAPVSHVWYLKGIPSYVAILLDMPLRDVEQIVYFNCYVVLDPGDHKDLKYKQLLTEDEWLEIEDEIYAEDSEIENEPVVGIGAEALKQLLEDLTLEEVAEQLREEIAGSKGQKRAKLIKRLRVIDNFIATNARPEWMVLDVIPVIPPDLRPMVQLDGGRFATSDLNDLYRRVINRNNRLARLQEILAPEIIVRNEKRMLQEAVDALIDNGRRGRTVVGANNRPLKSLSDIIEGKQGRFRQNLLGKRVDYSGRSVIVVGPKLKMHQCGLPKEMAIELFQPFVIHRLIRQNIVNNIKAAKKLIQRADDEVMQVLQEVIEGHPIMLNRAPTLHRLGIQAFEPKLVDGRAIQLHPLVCPAFNADFDGDQMAVHVPLAIEAQTEARMLMLASNNILSPATGEPIITPSQDMVLGAYYLTALQPEMAPIDFGDRSRTFSGLEDVIHAFEDKRLGLHDWVWVRFNGEVDDDDERDEPVSSETLSDGTRLEQWTFRRDRFDEDGALISRYILTTVGRVVMNHTIIDAVAAT
- a CDS encoding TatD family hydrolase gives rise to the protein MAIPALIDSHCHIVFRNFEEDLDEVATRWREAGVKSLLHACVEPSEIPAIRALADQFPEMRYSVGVHPLDTEHWREDTPEVLRQAAQADARVVAIGELGLDLFRDKNLDEQLAVLRPQLDLAVELDLPVIVHCRDAADPMLKELRRRQEKGECPRGVMHCWGGTPDEMDQFLELGFFISFSGTVTFPKATPTHDCARQVPQDRFLVETDCPFLAPVPRRGKRNEPAFVASVAARVAELREQSLEQVAEDTTANARRLFGLP
- a CDS encoding DNA-directed RNA polymerase subunit beta', with the protein product MTSTPSKSRKSSKTSKAAKAAKAAKEARALAKTPPPFRNKVVDKKGLKQLVAWAYKHHGTAATSAMADQLKDLGFKYATQAAVSISVDDLKVPEAKQDLLGQAEELITATEESYRLGVITEVERHTKVIDTWTETNERLVDAVKKNFNQNDPLNSVWMMANSGARGNMSQVRQLVGMRGLMANPQGEIIDLPIRTNFREGLTVTEYVISSYGARKGLVDTALRTADSGYLTRRLVDVAQDVIVREDDCGTTRCIVVKAEDGKFGSRLVGRLTADQVVSADGEVLAERNTEIDPPLSKRFEGAGVAAVSVRSPLTCEANRSVCRKCYGWALAHNELVDLGEAVGIIAAQSIGEPGTQLTMRTFHTGGVSTAETGVVRSKLAGTVEFGAKARVRPYRTPHGVDAQQAEVDFNLTIQPSGKGKAQKIEITNGSLLFVDNGQAIDADVTVAQIAAGAVKKSVEKATKDVICDLAGQVSYDPTIQPREVTDRQGNITHKAQRLGRMWVLAGDVYNLPPNAQPVVTAGAQVVEAQVLAEASQATEYGGAVRLREALGDSREVQIVTTAMTLRDFKLQGESTHAGEIWNLEAKDGTRYRLNTIPGSKIGSGEVVAELNDDRFRTQTGGLVKFAPGLAIKKARSAKNGYEVNKGGTLLWIPQETHEINKDISLLMITDGQWIEAGTEVVKDIFSQTAGIVTVTQKNDILREIIVRSGSFHLCTEKKALERFTGDGVMVNPGEPIAKGISTDATVYVQTVETPEGTGLLLRPVEEYTIPNEAQLPDLGHVKQPNGPHLGLKATQRLAFKDNELVKSVEGVELLRTQLMLETFDTTPQMTVDVERVPDKRAKTIERLQLVILESILVRRDTISDSSHGSTHTELQVEDGQSIKAGDVVATTQILCKQEGVAQLPEPSENEPVRRLIVERSEDTVTINTASAPVVTVGQRIVDGELLAEGQAADCCGEVEKVDAKAVTLRLGRPYMISPDSVLHVRDGDLVQRGDGLALLVFERQKTGDIVQGLPRIEELLEARRPRESAILCKKPGTVEIKQGEDDETTVVTVIEADDAVAEYPILLGRNVMVSDSQQVLAGELLTDGPINPHELLECFFEDLRSRKPLMEAAQEAIANLQHRLVTEVQNVYKSQGVSIDDKHIEVIVRQMTSKVRVEDAGDTTLLPGELIELRQVEDTNQAMSITGGAPAEFTPVLLGITKASLNTDSFISAASFQETTRVLTEAAIEGKSDWLRGLKENVIIGRLIPAGTGFSGFEEELRAEAGPHPDILAEDPAGYRRMQNLRPDYTVDMPAAPAADASAVLDDPSDADLEATRSRHGIEAGANFAAFARPEGDNELKEEQVVDAEAVEGLQEEGLLSDE